Proteins encoded by one window of Marixanthomonas sp. SCSIO 43207:
- a CDS encoding OmpP1/FadL family transporter: MKKILLLAVFALATAVTYAGGYRVSLQGNKALAMGHTGVAVVNSAESVFFNPAGLVYLENKISVSAGVSGVFSSVAYQNETFGTYAETDSPVSTPLYLYASYQATDWLAFGLGVYTPYGSTVEYEDDWAGSHLVNNIDLQAIFIQGSVSLKVNDKFSVGGGPIYVTGSVNFNRNLSRSLTDLDGNRSEVTIDASGVTNWGWTAGFMFNPTDNLRIGANYRSEIILEAENGDADFQNVPNSPLTPFTDTNFDASLPMPAELTVGLSYEFCDKWTFAFDFNRAYWDVYESLSIDFANPQVPDSENLRNYKNASTYRFGLQYEVTDMFTLRAGYYFDETPVRDGYFAPETPRNDSNGYTAGLTVNVGEHFQIDASFLYLHFNEVDASYDFYFDQGVQAPFRGTYKSNAFVPGLGVSYKL, encoded by the coding sequence ATGAAGAAAATTCTACTACTTGCCGTATTTGCACTTGCTACGGCAGTAACGTATGCTGGCGGATATCGTGTGAGCTTACAAGGTAACAAAGCACTTGCTATGGGACATACGGGCGTTGCTGTTGTTAACAGCGCAGAAAGTGTGTTTTTTAACCCTGCAGGACTAGTATATTTAGAAAACAAAATAAGTGTTTCTGCTGGTGTGAGCGGTGTTTTTTCTAGTGTAGCGTATCAAAATGAAACTTTTGGAACCTACGCTGAAACAGACAGCCCTGTAAGTACACCTTTATATTTGTACGCTTCATATCAAGCTACAGACTGGTTAGCCTTTGGTCTTGGTGTTTATACACCATATGGTAGTACAGTTGAGTATGAAGATGATTGGGCAGGATCTCACTTAGTAAACAATATTGACTTACAAGCTATCTTTATTCAAGGTAGTGTTTCATTAAAAGTTAATGATAAATTTAGTGTAGGTGGTGGTCCTATCTATGTAACAGGATCTGTAAACTTTAACAGAAACCTTTCTAGATCTCTTACAGACCTAGACGGAAACCGTTCTGAAGTAACTATTGATGCTTCTGGGGTTACCAATTGGGGATGGACTGCAGGATTTATGTTTAATCCAACAGATAACTTAAGAATAGGTGCAAATTACCGTTCTGAAATTATACTTGAAGCAGAAAATGGTGACGCAGACTTTCAAAACGTTCCTAATTCACCATTAACACCATTTACAGACACTAATTTTGACGCTTCTTTACCAATGCCTGCTGAATTAACTGTAGGTTTAAGTTATGAGTTTTGTGATAAATGGACCTTCGCTTTTGATTTTAACAGAGCTTATTGGGATGTGTATGAATCATTAAGTATTGACTTTGCAAATCCGCAAGTACCAGATTCAGAAAACTTAAGAAACTACAAAAATGCTTCAACATATAGATTTGGGTTGCAGTATGAAGTAACCGACATGTTTACTTTACGTGCAGGGTATTATTTTGATGAGACTCCGGTAAGAGATGGATATTTTGCTCCTGAAACACCTAGAAATGATAGTAATGGTTACACTGCAGGATTAACTGTAAATGTTGGAGAACACTTTCAGATAGATGCATCATTCCTTTATTTACATTTTAATGAAGTAGATGCGTCATATGACTTTTACTTTGATCAAGGAGTGCAAGCACCATTTAGAGGTACGTATAAATCTAATGCATTTGTACCAGGTCTAGGAGTATCGTATAAACTGTAA
- a CDS encoding alpha/beta fold hydrolase → MIVHSQIFGEGTPFLILHGFLGMSDNWKTLGNRFAESGYQVHLIDQRNHGRSFHDDEHNYKVMAQDIKDYCDEHDLSAVIILGHSMGGKTAMQCATMYPGLISKLLVADIAPKEYPQHHQDILKGLASLDFSEIESRSEADKKLSNYVKEKGVRQFLLKNLYWIEKGKLALRMNLPVLTKQIDEVGKPLDAEAKFEGDTLFLKGDQSGYIQQMDELLIHKHFPNAIIKTVKNAGHWLHAENPEEFYQNVMNFL, encoded by the coding sequence ATGATAGTACATTCACAAATTTTTGGTGAAGGAACCCCTTTTTTAATTCTTCACGGCTTTTTAGGGATGAGTGACAATTGGAAAACGCTTGGTAATCGTTTTGCCGAAAGTGGTTATCAAGTTCATCTTATTGATCAAAGAAATCACGGGCGTAGTTTTCATGACGATGAGCATAACTATAAAGTAATGGCTCAAGACATTAAAGATTATTGTGATGAACACGATTTAAGCGCTGTTATTATATTAGGTCACTCAATGGGGGGGAAAACTGCAATGCAATGTGCTACCATGTACCCTGGTTTGATTTCAAAATTACTTGTAGCAGATATTGCGCCCAAAGAATATCCTCAGCATCATCAAGATATACTAAAAGGACTAGCGTCTTTAGATTTTTCTGAAATAGAAAGCCGTTCAGAAGCAGATAAAAAACTATCTAATTATGTAAAAGAAAAGGGTGTTCGTCAATTTTTATTGAAAAACTTGTATTGGATAGAAAAAGGAAAATTAGCCCTTCGAATGAATCTGCCGGTATTAACAAAACAAATTGATGAAGTAGGAAAGCCACTTGATGCAGAAGCAAAGTTTGAAGGTGATACATTATTTTTAAAAGGTGATCAATCTGGGTATATTCAGCAAATGGATGAGTTGTTAATACATAAACATTTTCCAAATGCGATAATTAAAACCGTAAAAAATGCAGGTCATTGGCTTCACGCAGAAAATCCTGAAGAATTTTATCAAAATGTTATGAATTTTTTATAA
- a CDS encoding G-D-S-L family lipolytic protein, with the protein MKKTLYICLGLLAIGFVSCEPEFENPVNEDGVYDSGSTNFSNYVAVGNSLTAGFADGALYITGQQSSFPNILAGQFEFAGGGDFTQPLMNDNLGGLLLNGQQITDNRLVLSVDANGNSAPVRLQGSPTTEVTNGPTGPFNNMGVPGAKSFHLVAPGYGNVGGVPTGTANPYYARIATSANATIINDAASQNPTFFSLWIGNNDILSYATSGGVGVDQTGNIDPSTYGPNDITDPNVFASVYSQEVQALAGSASGGVLINIPDVTSIPYFTTVPTQVVPLDAATAAQLNAQFALYNTQVLPGLVAAGFISQEEADMRAVSFSAGQNFPIMTDDDLTDITQVLIGQGIPAPTAELLGQLRQVKANDLIVLPASSVIGTTPNPDVPTNIIGVSIPLGDEFVLTTQEQARVSTASASYNATIQALASANDLAFVDARAALKRVAEEGVVYNGGVLTSAFATGGAFSLDGVHPTPRGYAYTTNVIISAINAKYNATLPKVEIGNYATITLANNAPAQ; encoded by the coding sequence ATGAAAAAAACTTTATATATATGTTTAGGCTTACTAGCAATTGGCTTTGTAAGTTGTGAACCAGAATTTGAAAACCCAGTAAATGAAGATGGGGTTTATGATAGCGGAAGTACCAACTTTTCAAATTATGTTGCAGTTGGTAACTCCCTAACCGCCGGATTTGCAGACGGTGCTTTGTATATTACAGGGCAGCAAAGTTCATTCCCAAATATTTTGGCAGGACAATTTGAGTTTGCCGGAGGTGGAGACTTTACACAACCATTAATGAATGATAACCTTGGAGGTTTATTGTTAAATGGACAACAAATTACAGATAACCGTTTGGTCCTCTCTGTAGATGCTAATGGCAATAGTGCTCCAGTACGTTTGCAAGGAAGCCCAACAACGGAAGTAACCAATGGACCAACCGGACCTTTCAATAATATGGGTGTACCGGGAGCCAAAAGTTTTCACTTAGTCGCACCAGGGTATGGTAACGTAGGTGGTGTTCCAACCGGGACAGCAAATCCATATTACGCACGTATTGCAACAAGTGCTAATGCTACTATTATTAATGATGCAGCATCTCAAAATCCTACTTTCTTTTCATTATGGATAGGGAACAATGATATTTTATCATATGCTACATCAGGTGGAGTAGGAGTAGATCAAACCGGAAATATTGACCCTTCAACGTATGGTCCAAATGATATTACAGATCCAAATGTATTTGCGTCTGTGTATAGTCAAGAAGTACAAGCTTTGGCTGGAAGTGCTTCAGGAGGTGTATTAATCAACATTCCAGATGTTACGTCAATTCCTTATTTTACTACAGTTCCTACACAGGTTGTGCCGCTTGACGCTGCTACTGCTGCTCAATTAAATGCACAATTCGCTTTATATAATACCCAAGTTTTACCAGGATTAGTGGCTGCAGGTTTTATATCTCAAGAAGAAGCAGATATGAGAGCCGTTAGTTTTTCTGCTGGGCAAAACTTTCCTATTATGACAGATGACGATTTAACAGATATTACTCAAGTATTAATTGGTCAAGGGATTCCAGCTCCTACAGCAGAACTTTTAGGACAATTAAGGCAAGTAAAAGCTAATGATTTAATTGTACTTCCTGCTTCATCGGTGATTGGAACAACACCTAATCCAGATGTTCCAACAAACATTATTGGTGTTTCAATTCCGTTAGGTGATGAGTTTGTGCTAACAACACAAGAACAAGCTCGTGTATCAACTGCGTCTGCATCATATAATGCGACAATTCAAGCTCTTGCAAGTGCTAATGATTTAGCTTTTGTAGATGCACGTGCTGCACTTAAAAGAGTAGCAGAAGAAGGAGTAGTTTATAATGGAGGGGTATTAACTTCGGCATTTGCAACAGGAGGAGCATTTTCTTTAGATGGTGTGCACCCTACACCACGAGGTTATGCATATACAACAAATGTTATTATCAGTGCTATTAATGCTAAGTACAATGCAACTCTTCCTAAAGTTGAAATTGGTAACTATGCAACTATAACATTGGCAAACAACGCTCCGGCTCAATAA
- a CDS encoding phage holin family protein, with translation MNTLLKILLTAIAVVILAKILPGVAVEGYVSAIIVAIVIALLRFIVKPILIILTLPVTIITLGLFLLIINGIIILMADWFVSGFAVSNIWWALLFSLLLSFLQSILFSVLKTEK, from the coding sequence ATGAATACATTATTAAAAATATTACTCACAGCAATCGCAGTGGTAATTCTCGCTAAAATACTTCCAGGTGTAGCTGTTGAAGGGTATGTATCGGCTATTATTGTGGCAATTGTTATTGCGTTACTTCGTTTTATTGTAAAGCCAATACTTATTATATTAACACTTCCTGTTACCATTATCACATTAGGACTTTTTTTACTAATTATTAATGGTATTATTATTTTAATGGCAGATTGGTTTGTTAGCGGTTTTGCTGTTTCAAATATTTGGTGGGCCCTGTTGTTTAGTCTTTTACTTTCCTTTTTACAATCTATTTTATTTTCAGTTTTAAAGACTGAAAAATAA